DNA from Actinoplanes sp. SE50/110:
TGATCAGCGAGAGATCGAAGTCCCGGGCGCCGTCGTCGCCCTCCTCCACCCGGACCGCCGCGACCGCCTCGAACCGGTAGTTCATGCGATTCCAACTGTGGAAGGTCCCCTGCGCGAATCTCAGATCCACCTCGATCTGCCGGACGCCTTCACGGGTCAGTAGAAAAACTACGATCCGGTACGTCGAATAGCGCCATGGCCCGTTGGGTATCCGGGCATTCCGGCAGTTCGGCCCGGGCGCCTCCAGCGAGGCATACGTCTGGATCTCGTCCCTGCGGAGCTGGTACCGGCTCATCGTCTGGTCCAGGAGGACCTGAACATCGCAGTCCAGCCACTCGGCCATCTGAGCGTCGCTGGGCCGGTCTGCGAGGGGATACACCCGAGCTGCCCGCGGATCCGGCTCGAAGAACTTCCATACCCGCTTCTCCCGGTTCGCGGCTCGCTGCCTGCGGATCGCCGAGGCGATGTCCTGGCGCCACACGTCGTTGCGGACCGCGTCGCGCAACAGCAGGCCGAGGTGCCGATGGATCTCGTCCTGTGGCTTGTCGTCCAGGCCGATCAGGCATTCCGTGATCGACGTGGACTGGCCGGCCCCCGACTCGGCGGCATCCAGGACCTGGCCGATGACCCGGATCCCCCGGGTCCACCGGTCGGCTCCGGGCACGCCGGCGGCGGTCTCGCGCGCCTTCTCCAGGCGGTCCCGCTCGGTGGGGGACAGTTCGCGGAGCGTACGCCTGCTCAGGTACGCCAGAAGCCAGTAGAACCAGATCTCCGCGGAGGTGTGCCCGGCATGCACGACCTCCTCCATCAGTTTCCTGGCCGTGGTGATCGACCGGCTGTCGAGATGCGCCTTGGCCGCCTGGAACTTCTCGGCCGGGCTGGCATCCGGCGGCACCACGAGTTTCAGGTCGCCGTGAACGACGCCCTGGAATCCCACCCGGGCGTTGTCACCCGCATGGTTGTTGGTGGTCGTGGTCGGGGGCCTGTTGTCCGAGGACTTCATCGCCGGCCGCTCCCCGTCGCGTCGTCCCAGAATCCGGCGCCGAAGTGGACGTCCCCGGCGATGGTGCCGCCTTGCATGCCGACCCGCGCGTTGCCGGTGACGGTGTTGTGGTTCTCCACCGTCACCGGCTCCGCCTGCCGGGCAGCCGACGGTGCGGCCGTCCGCCTCGGCCTGATCTCGGCGGCCAGGGCGGCGGCGAAGGCGGCGGCGTGCTCAGCGGCCCGCGGCTGCCAGGATGCGCCGTCGCTGGCGGCCTTCGTCCCGTTGGCGAAGTCGCTGATGCCGCGGATCACCGCGACCGGCGCCGCGTTCAGGTGGCCGGCCTTGGCGACGCCGGCGGCTTCCATCTCGATCGCCAGGGCGCTTCGACGCTAGATTAATGTCGAATTGACATTAACTACCGCGACGTGCCGTTCCAGCAGGCCGCGAATAGCGACATTCAGCCGAGCGGGGCGGCCCCGGTCCGGCTCGATCGGAGCTGATCCGCGGCGACCCGGCGGCTCAGGCCGGGGTGACCCAGTTTCCGGGGGTGGTGCGCAGCGCCCGGACCAGGTCGGGGGCGGCGCGGTAGGTGACGTGGCCGCGCGGGCAGGTCAGGGTGTAGATCAGGTCGGCGTGGTGGCGGAGCAGCATGGCCTGCAGGGTGGCGCGGTCCGGGTCGCCGGGGAGGTCGCCGGCGAGCAGTTCGCGTTCGACGGCGGCGCTGCGGCGGGGCATGATCTCCCAGCCGGCCGGGGCCCGGAGCATCAGCTGGGCCGGGAAACGGCGGTGGAGGGCGTCGGCGAGCACGTCGCCGCAGGCCGGGCAGAGCAACTGCTTGCGCACCGTCCATCCCATGGGCCCAGCCTGCACCAGTTGCCCCGGCGGTGCCAGTCGGGTTGCGAGACGGACGGATCGGGTATCCGCATCCGTAGCTGCTGATCTTCCCGCGACGACGCGATCGGGGGGACGACGCGATGCGGAGCGACGAGGCGGGGGGCGCCGACGGCGAGGCGATGGCGGCCGACGACGCGATGGCGAGCGACGAAGGGTGGCGGGGATGACGACGCCGAACACCGGGATCGAGCTGGTGAGGCTGAGCGACAGCGACCAGATGGTCGGCGACCCGGCCGAGGACGTCCGCGGCCGGCAGGTGCGGGACCGGGACGGGCACGAGCTCGGCCGGGTCGACGACCTGCTGATCGACCCGGCCGAGCACCGGGTGCGGATGCTGTGCGTGGCGCACGGCGGGATTCTCGGCTTCGGCGCGACCTCGTCGTTCGTGCCGATCGAGGCGATCCGGGCGATCGACGACGACGTGGTGCACGTGAGCGAGCCGAAGCAGATCGTGGCCGAGGCGCCGCGGTACGACCCGGCGCTGATCGACGCGAGCGAGTACTACAACGAGTTGTACCGGCACTACGGGTACGCGCCGTTCTGGAGTGGCGGCTACCTGTACCCCGGATATCCGTACTACCGCATCTGATCGGCGCGGTGCCAGGACCGCCACAGCGCGGCGTAGGAGCCGCCGGCGGCGATCAGCTCGTCGTGCGTGCCGAGTTCGATGATCCGGCCGTCGTCCAGCACCGCGACCCGGTCCGCGTCGTGTGCGGTCTGCAGGCGGTGGGCGATGGCGATCACGGTACGGCCGTGCAGGACCGCCGCGAGCGCCCGTTCCGCGTCGCGGGCGGCGGTCGGGTCGAGCAGCGCGGTCGCCTCGTCCAGGATCACCGTGTGCGGGCCGGCTAGCAGCACCCGGGCCAGCGCCAGCTGCTGTGCCTGCGCCCCGTCCAGCGGCTGCGCGCCGAGGTCACGGTCGAGGTCGTCGGCCCAGGTGGCGCCGACCGTGGCGAGTGCCCGGCGCAGCTCGTCGTCCGGCGCGGCGACCATCAGGTTGTCCCGCAGCGACTCGCGGAACACGTGGTGATCCTGGGTGACCAGGACCACCTGGCGGCGCAGCAGCTCGGGCGGCAGGCCGGCGATCGGCACCCCGCCGACGGTGACGGTGCCCGCGGTGGGCCGGTCGACGCCGGCGAGCAGCCGGCCGAGAGTGGACTTGCCGGCCCCGGACAGGCCGACGACGGCGAGCCGCTCCCCCGGTCGTACGGTCAAGTGGATGTCGTGCAGAACGTCGCGGCCGGAGTCGTAGGCGAACCGCACGTCGCGGACCTCGATCCGGTCGCCGTCCGGCGTGCGGTCCCGGATCACCGGCGGCGCCTCGATCCGGACCAGGCCCTCGACCCGGGCGAACGACGCCGCGGCCGACTGCAGCTGCTCGATCCGGATCAGCAGCGTGTCCAGTGGGTTGATCAGCTGCCGCAGGTAGAGCACGGCCGCGCCGACGGTGCCGAGGCTGACCCGGTGGTGCAGGTAGAGGTAGCCGCCGAGCAGCAGGACCAGCATCACCGGCACCGCGTAGAAGGTCTCGGTGACCGGGAAGAACACGCTGCGCAGGCGGAGTGTGAACAGGCGGGTGCGGCGGGTCTCGTCGATCGCCGCGTGCCCGGCCGCGAGCCGCCGGTCGGCCAGCCCGAACGCCTCGACGGTGCGGGCGCCGGAGGTGGTCGCGGCCAGCTCGTCGGCCAGCCACGAGTTCGACTCGCCCTCGCGCAGGTAGGCGTCCCGGGCGCGGCGCAGATACCACCGGGTGGCGAACCAGATGCCGGAGAGGCCGAGCACGCCGACGATGCCGAGCAGCGGGTCGAGCAGCACCACGGCGACCACGATGAAGACCATCTCGGCCAGGCCGATCAGGATCCTGGGCAGCACGTCGCGCAGGGTGGTGGCGACCGCGTCGACGTCGGTGGTGCCGCGGGCCGCGAGGTCGCCGGCCGGGACCCGCTCGACCACCGAGGCGGGCAGGCTCAGCGCGCGGCGCAGGAACGTCTCCCGGATCCGGGCCGAGGTGCGCTCGCCGAACCGGAAGGCCAGTGCGAGGGCGAACCGGGACAGCAGGACCTGGGCGATCGCGCAGCCGAGCACGGCCAGGGCCAGCCGGTCGACCGCGTGCACCCCGCCGCCGGTGGCGACCGTGTCGATCACCCGGCCGAGCAGCCACGGCGAGCCGAGGCCGGCGAGCGCGGCCAGCGAGTTCAGCAGGGTCATCGCGGCGACCGAGCGCTTGTCGGCGGCGATCAGAGCGAGCGCGGCCCGGGCCACCTGCCGCTGGTCGGCGATCGGCAGGGCGGCGCTCACCGGTCGTCGCCGAACACGCGGGTGACCAGGGCGCGGTAGCCGGGGTCGGTGTCGAGCAGCTCGCGGTGTGTGCCGCTGGCGGCGACCCGGCCGGCGACCAGGTAGTGCACCGTGTCGGCGCGGTCGAGCAGCACCGGCGAGGTGGTGGCGACCACGGTGCCGCGGCCCCGGCGGGCGGCGGCCAGGCGTTCGGCGATGGCCGACTCGGTGTGCGCGTCGACCGCCGAGGTGGGCTCGGCCAGCAGCAGCATCTCCGGGTCGGCGTGCACCGCCCGGGCCAGCCGGAGCCGCTGCCGCTGGCCGCCGGAGAGGTTGCGTCCGTCCCCTTCGACGTGCCGGCCCAGGTCGTCGGCCACGTCGTGCGCCACCGCGGTGTCGATCGCGACCCGGATCAGGTCGTCGTCCGGGTCGTGGCGGCCGGCGACCACGTCGCGCAGCGGGCCGGCGAACAGGGCGGCGGCGTTCTCGGCCACCAGGATCCGGTCGCGGACCGCATCCCGGTCCAGCCGGTCGAGGCGGTGGCCGGCCCAGGTGGCGCCGCCCGGCGTGTACCGGCCGAGGCGGTCCAGCACCTCCACCGCGTCGGCCGGGCGGGCGCCGGCCAGCGCGGTCAGCCGGCCGGGCTCGGCGGTCACCCCGGACTCCGGGTCGTGCAGCGCGGCCGGGCCGGGCGGGGGCGGGTCGCCGGCCGGGTCGTCCAGCGGCAGGCGCAGGAAGGCGGTGACCCGGCGGGCGCCGACCACCCCGTACGCCAGATCGAAGCCGCAGAAGATCAGCACACTGGCCGGGATGACCAGCAGCGCGGTG
Protein-coding regions in this window:
- a CDS encoding purine phosphorylase family 1, with the translated sequence MEAAGVAKAGHLNAAPVAVIRGISDFANGTKAASDGASWQPRAAEHAAAFAAALAAEIRPRRTAAPSAARQAEPVTVENHNTVTGNARVGMQGGTIAGDVHFGAGFWDDATGSGRR
- a CDS encoding PRC-barrel domain-containing protein encodes the protein MTTPNTGIELVRLSDSDQMVGDPAEDVRGRQVRDRDGHELGRVDDLLIDPAEHRVRMLCVAHGGILGFGATSSFVPIEAIRAIDDDVVHVSEPKQIVAEAPRYDPALIDASEYYNELYRHYGYAPFWSGGYLYPGYPYYRI
- a CDS encoding ABC transporter ATP-binding protein yields the protein MSAALPIADQRQVARAALALIAADKRSVAAMTLLNSLAALAGLGSPWLLGRVIDTVATGGGVHAVDRLALAVLGCAIAQVLLSRFALALAFRFGERTSARIRETFLRRALSLPASVVERVPAGDLAARGTTDVDAVATTLRDVLPRILIGLAEMVFIVVAVVLLDPLLGIVGVLGLSGIWFATRWYLRRARDAYLREGESNSWLADELAATTSGARTVEAFGLADRRLAAGHAAIDETRRTRLFTLRLRSVFFPVTETFYAVPVMLVLLLGGYLYLHHRVSLGTVGAAVLYLRQLINPLDTLLIRIEQLQSAAASFARVEGLVRIEAPPVIRDRTPDGDRIEVRDVRFAYDSGRDVLHDIHLTVRPGERLAVVGLSGAGKSTLGRLLAGVDRPTAGTVTVGGVPIAGLPPELLRRQVVLVTQDHHVFRESLRDNLMVAAPDDELRRALATVGATWADDLDRDLGAQPLDGAQAQQLALARVLLAGPHTVILDEATALLDPTAARDAERALAAVLHGRTVIAIAHRLQTAHDADRVAVLDDGRIIELGTHDELIAAGGSYAALWRSWHRADQMR
- a CDS encoding ABC transporter ATP-binding protein, giving the protein MTFGSLWFFSLAAMPWLIQQAIDQGVTPRRPGPLVAWSFGVLAVGLANAILGILRHRNMTRLRVDAALRTADLVLTHAVRLGAALPRRITAGEVVTIGISDVWQIGRGMNVGGVGVGSVLACITIGVLLGHTAPILSLVVLAGVPLLALLVIPLLAGTQRAGSRYRERQGALNARLVDVIGGLRVLGGLGGSATHLERYVRESARLRDQGYRVGRPSSWVNALGDGLPMIFLAGVVWVAARMAVTGEITVGELTAVYGYTALLVIPASVLIFCGFDLAYGVVGARRVTAFLRLPLDDPAGDPPPPGPAALHDPESGVTAEPGRLTALAGARPADAVEVLDRLGRYTPGGATWAGHRLDRLDRDAVRDRILVAENAAALFAGPLRDVVAGRHDPDDDLIRVAIDTAVAHDVADDLGRHVEGDGRNLSGGQRQRLRLARAVHADPEMLLLAEPTSAVDAHTESAIAERLAAARRGRGTVVATTSPVLLDRADTVHYLVAGRVAASGTHRELLDTDPGYRALVTRVFGDDR